One window of Desulfovibrio sp. Fe33 genomic DNA carries:
- a CDS encoding sensor histidine kinase: protein MKGFNETRFNSPTVVLGIFLLIGLPFIVGLLVQYDYLQDLEQVSEERLTLYEMTLDSELRKYEYLPYLISENGMVTNFLNRGGEGVPINRFLKRVNTIAESSVVYIIGTDGIVRAASNWDRPNAFIGLDLGFRPYFKDAMAGRQGTFFGVGITRGEPGIYISHPIKDQDKVIGVAVAKIALSPLEHLWKEGGETLLVTDSNGVIVLTSRPSWKYMTLTPLDAGMIREIHAREHYPKYQLQHLPWRSRTRFGFVREATIGAERFLLNTRGIPGTDWRISYLTPQGPLWERTLGVSLTTFVVLGLAVLTRLFLRERRQRQISRQQAVEANHIRDINRKLAQEVEERKRTEHELRAAQEELVQAGKLAALGEMATAIAHELNQPIAATKTYIASCRLMLRRNKLEDLDPTLIKVSELGDRMAKVTGQLKSFARRTTDKNIEFDLRQAIKEALNLMKHQFLVENCDLKLSMPGQPVLVRGDRMRMEQVLINLFRNGLDALQETPSPLIGVRLSVEGDKATIHVWDNGPGIAKEVGKKIFEPFVTTKKEGIGVGLGLSISYKIVKEMKGDFRVANREPCGAEFYVHLPLSKPQQDDNRS, encoded by the coding sequence ATGAAAGGTTTCAACGAGACGCGATTCAACTCACCGACGGTGGTCCTGGGCATCTTCCTGCTCATCGGCCTGCCGTTCATCGTCGGCCTGCTGGTGCAGTACGACTACCTCCAGGACCTGGAACAGGTCTCGGAAGAACGGCTGACCCTGTACGAAATGACGCTCGATTCCGAGCTGCGCAAATACGAGTACCTGCCCTACCTCATCTCGGAAAACGGGATGGTCACCAATTTCCTGAACCGAGGCGGCGAAGGCGTGCCCATCAACCGTTTCCTCAAGCGGGTGAACACCATCGCCGAATCGTCCGTGGTCTACATCATCGGCACCGACGGCATCGTCAGGGCGGCCAGCAACTGGGACCGCCCCAACGCCTTCATCGGCCTGGACCTCGGCTTCCGGCCCTACTTCAAGGACGCCATGGCCGGGCGCCAGGGGACCTTCTTCGGCGTGGGCATTACCCGGGGCGAACCCGGCATCTACATTTCCCACCCCATCAAGGACCAGGACAAGGTCATCGGCGTGGCCGTCGCCAAGATCGCCCTCTCCCCTCTGGAGCATCTCTGGAAGGAGGGCGGCGAGACCCTGCTCGTGACCGACTCCAACGGGGTCATCGTCCTGACCAGCCGCCCCAGCTGGAAATACATGACCCTGACGCCGCTCGACGCGGGCATGATCCGGGAGATCCACGCCCGCGAACACTACCCCAAATACCAGCTCCAACACCTGCCCTGGCGTTCCCGGACCCGTTTCGGCTTTGTCCGGGAAGCGACCATCGGCGCGGAACGGTTCCTGCTGAACACCCGGGGCATCCCGGGAACGGACTGGAGAATCAGCTATCTCACGCCCCAGGGGCCGCTCTGGGAGAGGACGCTCGGCGTCTCGCTGACCACGTTCGTCGTCCTAGGCCTGGCCGTGCTGACCCGCCTGTTCCTCAGGGAACGCAGGCAGCGGCAGATATCCCGGCAACAGGCCGTCGAGGCCAACCACATCCGGGACATCAACCGCAAGCTGGCCCAGGAGGTGGAGGAGCGCAAACGCACCGAGCATGAACTGCGCGCGGCCCAGGAAGAGCTGGTGCAGGCGGGCAAGCTGGCCGCTCTCGGCGAGATGGCCACGGCCATCGCCCATGAGCTCAACCAGCCCATCGCGGCCACCAAGACCTACATCGCGAGTTGCAGGCTGATGCTCAGGCGCAACAAGCTGGAGGACCTCGACCCCACCCTCATCAAGGTCTCGGAGCTGGGCGACCGCATGGCCAAAGTCACCGGCCAGCTCAAGTCCTTCGCCAGGCGGACCACGGACAAGAACATCGAGTTCGACCTCCGCCAAGCCATCAAGGAGGCGCTCAACCTGATGAAGCACCAGTTCCTGGTCGAAAACTGCGACCTCAAGCTCTCCATGCCCGGCCAGCCGGTCCTCGTCCGGGGCGACAGGATGCGCATGGAGCAGGTCCTCATCAATCTTTTCCGGAACGGGCTGGACGCGTTGCAGGAAACCCCCTCCCCGCTCATCGGCGTTCGACTGAGCGTGGAAGGGGACAAGGCCACCATTCATGTCTGGGACAACGGTCCCGGCATCGCCAAGGAAGTCGGCAAGAAGATATTCGAGCCGTTCGTGACCACCAAGAAGGAAGGCATCGGCGTGGGGCTGGGCCTGTCCATCTCCTACAAGATCGTCAAGGAAATGAAGGGAGACTTCAGGGTGGCCAACCGCGAACCGTGCGGAGCCGAATTCTATGTTCACCTGCCCTTGTCCAAGCCGCAACAGGATGACAACAGATCATGA
- a CDS encoding sigma-54-dependent transcriptional regulator: MRKIILVDDEQSVRDSARQWLELSDFEVADYADARVALRNITPDYAGIVLTDVKMPGLDGLAFQKEIAAIDEHIPVVLFTGHGDIAMAVEAIRGGAYDFVEKPFEPEQIVETIKRALEKRRLVIENRQLKMALSECEGIDSRLVGTSQPMRELKKEITHIAPTRANVLIFGETGTGKEVIARAIHNLSLLNKGPYMALNCATIPVDMAESELFGHVSGAFTGAQGKRIGKLEAANGGTLFLDELNSMPLDVQGKLLRALEMREITPLGANSPRAVNFRLISAMNENPRTAIDEGRLREDLYFRINTVEVNVPPLRERMDDIPLLFSFFLERMADTYGMAAAPLEPDGLPLMMSHDWPGNVRELKSVAERYILSPLPAKERIAKIISAKTGDSASQAVSLREQVSLFERHLIQESLNRNGGVIKDVIDDLGIPRRTLNEKMTKYGLKRSE, translated from the coding sequence ATGAGAAAAATCATATTGGTAGATGACGAACAGTCGGTTCGCGACTCGGCCCGGCAATGGTTGGAACTGTCCGACTTCGAAGTGGCGGACTACGCCGACGCGCGCGTGGCCCTCAGGAACATCACGCCCGACTACGCGGGCATCGTCCTCACCGACGTCAAGATGCCCGGCCTGGACGGGCTCGCCTTCCAGAAGGAAATCGCGGCCATCGACGAACACATCCCCGTGGTCCTCTTCACCGGGCACGGTGACATCGCCATGGCCGTGGAGGCCATCCGGGGCGGGGCCTACGACTTCGTGGAAAAGCCCTTCGAACCCGAACAGATCGTGGAGACCATCAAGCGAGCCCTGGAAAAACGCCGCCTCGTCATCGAAAACCGCCAGCTCAAGATGGCGTTGTCCGAATGCGAGGGCATCGATTCCCGGCTGGTCGGCACCAGCCAGCCCATGCGCGAGCTCAAGAAGGAGATCACCCACATCGCCCCCACCAGGGCCAACGTGCTGATCTTCGGCGAGACCGGCACGGGCAAGGAGGTCATCGCCAGGGCCATCCACAATCTCTCCCTGCTCAACAAGGGGCCTTACATGGCCCTCAACTGCGCGACCATCCCGGTCGACATGGCCGAGAGCGAACTGTTCGGCCACGTCAGCGGCGCATTCACCGGGGCGCAGGGCAAACGCATTGGCAAACTCGAAGCGGCCAACGGCGGGACCCTGTTCCTCGACGAGCTCAATTCCATGCCGCTCGACGTGCAGGGCAAGCTGTTGCGTGCCCTGGAAATGCGCGAAATCACTCCGCTGGGAGCCAATTCGCCCCGCGCCGTGAACTTTCGGCTGATTTCCGCCATGAACGAAAACCCGCGCACGGCCATCGATGAAGGGCGGCTGCGCGAGGACCTCTACTTCCGCATCAACACCGTGGAAGTGAACGTCCCGCCCCTGCGCGAGCGCATGGACGACATCCCCCTGCTCTTCTCCTTTTTCCTGGAACGAATGGCCGACACCTACGGTATGGCGGCCGCGCCGCTGGAGCCCGACGGGCTTCCCCTGATGATGAGCCACGACTGGCCCGGCAACGTCCGCGAACTCAAGAGCGTGGCCGAACGCTACATCCTCTCCCCGCTCCCGGCCAAGGAACGGATCGCCAAGATCATATCGGCCAAGACGGGTGACAGCGCATCCCAGGCCGTCAGCCTCCGCGAACAGGTATCCCTGTTCGAACGCCACCTCATCCAGGAGTCCCTGAACCGCAACGGCGGCGTCATCAAGGACGTCATCGACGACCTCGGCATTCCCCGCCGCACCCTCAACGAAAAGATGACCAAATACGGACTGAAACGGTCCGAATAA
- a CDS encoding succinate dehydrogenase/fumarate reductase cytochrome b subunit: protein MKTFTTSVPGVSLTDAALDWLQMLTGASLILFMWCHMLLVSSVVISPSVMNAIAGFFEATYMAQVGGPLIFLTFLVHFALAARKIPFRAEGQGTIWAHAKMLKHRDTWLWVVQAATAMIILILGAIHMWVVLNDLPITAAKSAARMQHFWWFLFYMILLPSVELHVSVGFYRIAVKWGFVKSDQRKGFKRFETTLFTIFMVIGVITLIRFVTLG, encoded by the coding sequence ATGAAAACCTTTACGACATCCGTCCCAGGCGTGTCCCTCACCGATGCCGCCCTTGACTGGCTGCAGATGCTGACGGGAGCGAGCCTGATCCTGTTCATGTGGTGTCACATGCTGCTCGTGTCCTCGGTGGTCATATCGCCGAGCGTCATGAACGCCATCGCGGGCTTCTTCGAAGCCACCTACATGGCCCAGGTCGGCGGCCCGCTTATCTTCCTGACCTTCCTGGTCCACTTCGCCCTGGCCGCGCGCAAGATTCCCTTCCGCGCCGAGGGACAGGGCACCATCTGGGCGCACGCGAAGATGCTCAAGCATCGCGACACGTGGCTGTGGGTCGTCCAGGCCGCTACCGCCATGATCATCCTGATCCTGGGCGCCATCCACATGTGGGTCGTGCTCAACGACCTGCCCATCACCGCCGCCAAGTCCGCCGCGCGGATGCAGCATTTCTGGTGGTTCCTCTTCTACATGATCCTCCTTCCCAGCGTGGAGCTTCACGTCAGCGTCGGCTTCTACCGCATCGCCGTGAAGTGGGGTTTCGTGAAATCCGATCAGCGGAAGGGCTTCAAGCGCTTCGAGACGACCCTGTTCACCATCTTCATGGTCATCGGCGTCATCACCCTCATCCGCTTCGTAACGTTAGGCTAG